The DNA sequence CAGAATTGTTTTTTTTTCTAAAAAAATTAATTCCTTTAGCAACTATACGTAATGCATCTATATCTAAACCTGAATCTAATTCATCTAAAACAGATAATAAAGGATCTAACATCATCATTTGAAATATTTCATTTCGTTTTTTTTCTCCTCCAGAAAAACCATCGTTCAAAGAACGATAAAAAAAACTTTTTTCAATATTTAATAAAGAAGATTTCTCTTTTATTTTTTCTAAAAAATCTTTAGAAGACATTTTTTTTATATTTCGTGCTTCACGAATAGAATTAACCGCTGTTTTAATAAAATTAATAATGGAGACTCCTGGAATTTCTATTGGATATTGAAAAGAAATAAAAATACCTAGGTATGCCCGTTCTTCTGGAGAAAGATTTTTTAAATTTTGATTTAAAAAATCAATATTTCCTTTATCGATTTTATATTCTTTTTTACCTGCTATTATAGAAGCAAGAGTGCTTTTTCCAGAACCATTAGGTCCCATGATAACATGACTTTCTCCTATATTTATTTTTAAATTAATTCCTCTAAGAACCTTCTTGTTTTCTATAGAAGCATGTAAATTTTCTATATTTAACATAATCTTTATTATTATCCAACAGATCCTTCTAAAGAAACTTCTAAAAGTTTTTTAGCTTCTATTGCAAATTCCATAGGAAGTTTTTTCAAAATTTCATTACTAAAACCATGAACAATTAAAGAAATTGCTTTTTCTGTATTGATTCCTCTTTGATTACAGTAAAAAATTTGGTTTTCTCCAATTTTTGAAGTTGTAGCTTCATGTTCAACTTTAGAAGTTGAATTGTATACATGAATATATGGAAACGTATGAGCACCACATTCATCTCCAATTAATAAAGAATCACATTGAGAAAAATTACGAGAATGAGCCGCTTGAGAAGTAATTTTTACTAATCCTCTATAATTATTTTGAGCTTTTCCAGCAGATACTCCTTTCGATAAAATAACACTTTTAGTATGTTTTCCTATGTGAATCATTTTAGTTCCTGTATCTGCTTGTTGAAAATCTTTAGTTAAAGCTAAGGAATAAAAATTTCCCATGGAAAAGTCTCCTTTTAAAATACAAGACGGATATTTCCAGGTTATTGAAGAACCTGTTTCCACTTGTATCCAGGATATTTTTGCTCTTTTTTCACATAATCCGCGTTTTGTGACAAAATTGAAAACACCTCCTTCTCCTTTTTTATTTCCGGGAAACCAGTTTTGAACGGTAGAATATTTAACTTCAGCATTTTCCAATGCTATAATCTCTACTACAGCCGCATGTAATTGATTTTCTTTTCTTTGTGGAGCCGTACAACCTTCTAAATAACTCACATAGGAATCCTTATCTGCAATAATTAAAGTTCTTTCAAACTGACCGGTTTTATTTTCGTTAATACGAAAATAAGTGGATAATTCCATAGGACAACGGATTCCTTTTGGAATATAACAAAAAGAACCGTCTGAAAATACAGCTGAATTTAGAGCTGCATAAAAATTATCTTTTTTCGAAACAACTGAACCTAAATATTTTTTTATAAAATTTGGATATTTTTTTAAAGCTTCGTTAATAGAACAAAATATAATACCTTTATCTTCTAATTTCTTTTGAAATGTAGTAGTTAAAGAAACGGAATCTAATACTATATCTGTTGCTACATCTGAAGAATTTTTTTTTTCCTCTATAGGAACCCCTAATTTATTAAACGTATTTATTAACTCTGGATCTATTTTTTCATAATGATTAAAATCTATCTTATTTTTTGGAGCAGAATAATAACTAATTTCCTGAAAATTAGGAATTTGATATTTTATATTTGCCCATATTGGAGCTTTCATTTTTTTCCATATCTGATAGGATTCTAATCTCCAATCCAACATCCATGTAGGTTCCTTTTTTTTTTCTGTTATTTTTCGAATAACATCTTCATTTAATCCCGATGGGATTTTATCCGATTCTATTGGAGTATAGAATCCGTATTTATATTCAGATTTAGTAAAACTTTCTAGTATTTTATTATTTTTTTTCATGATGATGAAAAACTTTTTCCGCAACCACAAGTATGTTTTGCTTTCGGATTATTAAAATAAAACCCTTTTCCGCTTAGTCCATCTGAATATTCTAATGTCGTTCCTTCTAAATAAGGAATACTATTTTGATCTATCAATATTTTCATTTCTTTGTATTGAAAAATACTATCTCCCTCTTGTTTTTTTTGATCAAAAGTAAGTTCATAAGATAAACCTGAACATCCTCCAGTTTTTACTCCAAATCTAATAAACGAAACATGGTGAGAAAGTCCTTCTTTTTTCATAATAGAAATTAATTTATTTTTAGCTTCTTCTGATATAAAAACCATAATATTTACAAAATTTTAAGTTGATTATATGAGATAAATATAATCGTTTTATATGATTAATTAACCCATCCAAATAATTTTTGTTACTCCTTCTTTTATTCCCCATTTATTTGCCATTCCAGCATTGATTTCTAAAACATATTTTATAGTTGAAGAAAAATTTCGATATTCTATATCTTTCATCATTGGGTTAACATATTTATTTACAAAAACGACAGTGTTAAATTGATTAATATATACAATATCTAAAGATATCCGCATGTCTTTCATATCTATCTGCTTATATTCTTCTTGATCTTTCAAAAGAAATAACATTCCTCTATTTTCTTTTAGAAAAGACCTATATTTTAGTCCATTTTTTTTTTCTGTATCTAAATCTGCTAACTCTATATCTATTTTTTTTATAACATTGTTGTTGTTTTTTAAATATAGTTCTCCATCTTTAATAAATTCTATTTCTAGCAAATTACCGATATCTAAATACATGTTATCCATATCAGAATCTTGATATATTCTTTCGGAAGAATATATCAAAAAACAAACAAATAGAATGATTAAAGAAAAAAAAATATTAATCTTTTTTACCATGAAAAAAAATATTTTTTAATTCTTGATACATTAAGAAAAAAAAATCCTAACATAACAAAAGGAATACTAAGCCATTGTCCTGTATTTATAGATAAAAAATTTATAAATTCTGCTCCTTGAGGTTCTTTAAAAAATTCAAGTAAAAAACGTATAGACCAAAGAAAAATAAAAAAAATACCGGATAAAAATCCATCATAATATTTTTTTTCTCTTTTTTTATAAAAATAAAAAAGGGATAAGAAAATTGATAGATAAGCAATAGATTCATAGATTTGTGCAGGATGTCTAGGTACTATTTTCCCATATTCCGTATCCATTTTCATAAATTTTACTGCCCAAGGCAATTTTTCATTACATGGTTTCCCTACTATTTCAGAATTAAAAAAATTTCCTATCCTAATAAAAACAGCAGATATTGATATAGGAATACACAATCTATCACATAACCAAATAAAAGATTTTTTTTTAAGGATTTTTTTACTATAAAATAGATTAGATAAAATAATACCTATGGTAGCTCCATGACTAGATAAACCTCTATAACCAGTAAATTCATAACCTTTTATAAATCCTAAAAAGAAATTTTGATTATTTTTTTTTATAGGTAAAAAAACTTCGATCCAATGGTCTGAAAAATATGAAAAATCATAGAATAAAATATGACCTAATCTTGCGCCTATAAAGGTTCCAAGAAAAGTAAAAATGAATAAAGGATCTAAATATTTTTCATGTATATTATCTTTTTTATAAATATACTTCATTATATACCATCCTAATAAAAAAGAAATTAAAAACATTATACTATAAATATGAATAAAAAAACCTTTCCACAAAGGAATTTTTTGAATAGGATTCCAACTAATATATTCTAATGTTTTCATGTTCAATTATTATTCATTCAGTGAATTTTTTAGGACCATAAACCGATGGGCCCCAAGGATTACATTTAATGATCCTTATTGTACCTCTAAAGATAGCTTTAAAAAATTGATATCTTTTTAATGACAAAATCATGTAGTTTGAACAAGTTGGAATATATCTACAATTATTACCGATCCATGGAGATATTCCTATTTGATAAATTTTTATAATTTTTATGAAAAAAAATTTTATAATTTTCATTTATTTTATTGATTTTTAATAAAATTTAAAGAAGAACCAGCTTTAAACCATTGAATTTGTTTTTCACTATAAGAATGATGAGTTATAATTTTTTCTTTATATCCATTTTTATGAACTAGTTCAATTTCTATATTTTTATTACTAGAACATATTTTTTTTATGTAAAAATGAAATACATCTTCTTCTTGAATTTTATAATAATCGTCAGGATTAAAAAAAGTTAAAGCCAAAATCCCTTGTTTTTTCAAATTAATTTCATGTATTCTGGAAAAAGATTTGACAAGGACTACACAAACTCCTAAAAAACGAGGTTCCATGGCAGCATGTTCTCTTGAAGAGCCTTCTCCGTAATTGTCCTCTCCTACAATTAAAGTAGATATATTTTTTGACTGATAAAATTTGGAAACATCATAAACAGTTCCATAATTACCTGTTACAATATTTTTTATTTTATTTTTTTCATGATTAAAAGCATTTATAGCCCCCATTAATAAATTTTTAGAAATCATCTCAAGATGTCCTCTGTATTTTAACCAGGGGCCCGCCATTGAAATATGGTCTGTAGTACATTTTCCTTTAGTTTTAATTAAAAGTCTAATATTGAGAAAATTATTACCATTCCATGGTAAAAATGGAGATAAAACTTGTAGCCTTTTAGAATTTTTATTTATGATCACAGATATATTTTTTCTGTTTTCTTTATTTGAAAAATTTTCATATCCTAATTCTTCTAAATTAAAATTCCTTGTAGGAATTTCCATTGATTTAGGTTCTTCAAATTTT is a window from the Blattabacterium cuenoti STAT genome containing:
- the sufC gene encoding Fe-S cluster assembly ATPase SufC, whose amino-acid sequence is MLNIENLHASIENKKVLRGINLKINIGESHVIMGPNGSGKSTLASIIAGKKEYKIDKGNIDFLNQNLKNLSPEERAYLGIFISFQYPIEIPGVSIINFIKTAVNSIREARNIKKMSSKDFLEKIKEKSSLLNIEKSFFYRSLNDGFSGGEKKRNEIFQMMMLDPLLSVLDELDSGLDIDALRIVAKGINFFRKKNNSVLIITHYKRLLDYILSDYIIHILYKGKIIQSGDKKLAEKLEEKGYDWIIKNKIQYKK
- the sufB gene encoding Fe-S cluster assembly protein SufB; this translates as MKKNNKILESFTKSEYKYGFYTPIESDKIPSGLNEDVIRKITEKKKEPTWMLDWRLESYQIWKKMKAPIWANIKYQIPNFQEISYYSAPKNKIDFNHYEKIDPELINTFNKLGVPIEEKKNSSDVATDIVLDSVSLTTTFQKKLEDKGIIFCSINEALKKYPNFIKKYLGSVVSKKDNFYAALNSAVFSDGSFCYIPKGIRCPMELSTYFRINENKTGQFERTLIIADKDSYVSYLEGCTAPQRKENQLHAAVVEIIALENAEVKYSTVQNWFPGNKKGEGGVFNFVTKRGLCEKRAKISWIQVETGSSITWKYPSCILKGDFSMGNFYSLALTKDFQQADTGTKMIHIGKHTKSVILSKGVSAGKAQNNYRGLVKITSQAAHSRNFSQCDSLLIGDECGAHTFPYIHVYNSTSKVEHEATTSKIGENQIFYCNQRGINTEKAISLIVHGFSNEILKKLPMEFAIEAKKLLEVSLEGSVG
- a CDS encoding HesB/IscA family protein; the encoded protein is MVFISEEAKNKLISIMKKEGLSHHVSFIRFGVKTGGCSGLSYELTFDQKKQEGDSIFQYKEMKILIDQNSIPYLEGTTLEYSDGLSGKGFYFNNPKAKHTCGCGKSFSSS
- a CDS encoding DUF192 domain-containing protein, translated to MIYSSERIYQDSDMDNMYLDIGNLLEIEFIKDGELYLKNNNNVIKKIDIELADLDTEKKNGLKYRSFLKENRGMLFLLKDQEEYKQIDMKDMRISLDIVYINQFNTVVFVNKYVNPMMKDIEYRNFSSTIKYVLEINAGMANKWGIKEGVTKIIWMG
- the lgt gene encoding prolipoprotein diacylglyceryl transferase, translated to MKTLEYISWNPIQKIPLWKGFFIHIYSIMFLISFLLGWYIMKYIYKKDNIHEKYLDPLFIFTFLGTFIGARLGHILFYDFSYFSDHWIEVFLPIKKNNQNFFLGFIKGYEFTGYRGLSSHGATIGIILSNLFYSKKILKKKSFIWLCDRLCIPISISAVFIRIGNFFNSEIVGKPCNEKLPWAVKFMKMDTEYGKIVPRHPAQIYESIAYLSIFLSLFYFYKKREKKYYDGFLSGIFFIFLWSIRFLLEFFKEPQGAEFINFLSINTGQWLSIPFVMLGFFFLNVSRIKKYFFSW
- the yidD gene encoding membrane protein insertion efficiency factor YidD, producing the protein MKIIKFFFIKIIKIYQIGISPWIGNNCRYIPTCSNYMILSLKRYQFFKAIFRGTIRIIKCNPWGPSVYGPKKFTE